Below is a genomic region from Venturia canescens isolate UGA chromosome 1, ASM1945775v1, whole genome shotgun sequence.
GGGAAATGACAGAGAAAAACATATTTACTTTTATCCGAATTTACTGtagtttgattgaaaaatcggtgttttccagaatttttttcatattttctgttACAAATTTTGAAGGAAAGCACacgagaataaaatgaaacagaCGAATTGAGGTTATGTCGCGATAATTGTTACCTAAGTACAACGACGATTGGACTTTCGCTGCCAGTAACGACGACCAGACCTTTCCATATCATTAAAGCGGAAGAAACGATCATTCCGAAGCTCAGGATCTGATAGAGAAACTGAAAAGAAAAGGGCAATAACAAAATACATCATGAATGTTTTCGTGTCACATTGAAAGTCCATATGTCATCCTTTTTccaaaggatgaaaaaaaaatgtacatccCGTTGAGTATTTTGTTAATAAAGTTACCTGACGCTTGTTCATACGTTTGACATCGTCAAACACGCCTTGCAACATCGTGCCGGCCTGTTCGAAAACACGATGTCTAAATTAAACGGAAAAATCAACTTTATTTTCGTAACCAAGAGCACGACGACGGACAACCGGCACGTATACGCTTTTTTTGCTACCACTCAGCAGCGTCTTCTGCATCGGCCATCGACGCAACACCACGTCACTTCGAACTAGTTTAAGAAACGATGGAACATGGACCGCGATAACGTGTTATTACGAATATTTTTACACGCGTTCGTTTAGaacaaaacaaacattttttcaattgaatcaaATTCGTTATTCTATTTTTATCCTAGAATTACATGCCCCGATCACTAACTCATtgcgatttttatttattgagaaaatcAATACATGAACATCattacttcatttttattttacaacattgaaacccactttttttctattgaaaataattatttacgcCAAAAAAGGTagataaattcaaaattagtCGGCCAAGCTCACAGAGGTACTTTCTTGCCAACTGAAGTTCTTTGCCATTGGCTCGATCTGGTGTTCACATGTAGGTATAGGTGATTTGTACGCACATTGACGCGAGCGAGCGGGGTCCACGTCCAACCGTCCGGTGAGGTTCGGCAATGCGATTAGTTGTATAGAcaaaaattggacaaaaacTGAGGGACGCGTTATCgtcgaaataaatgaaacagtTCCAATTCCGATCAAATTTATTGGGTACGTAGGCCAGCAAAAAAATGATACAGACTATAAACGCAGCAATCGAcgcaatgtttttcaaaacagCCTCATGATGAATTAGAGGCGGAAGCGTACCACGTACAAGGCAAAGAATTGCTCTCAACCAGACGATGCCCCTGTGAGGTTTTCGTGTTTTTGAGTGTATCATGTCTCTCGTACTTCGAGGCTTCTGTGCAGGAAAAACGTGCAGCAACTAATTCCGGTATCATGTTAACCTCATCGTCAACGAAGCCAGCACTTTTAATCGAGTTGTATTTGTCCGTTATTCGAACGGTCTGCTTGTCTGATTTCAATGTCCCAGAATCCCATTCGATTTTCATCGCGTCTTTGTGATCTTCACTTTTTGGTGCGACCCACTGAGATGCGATCTGTCTCAGGGGCTGCAAAATATTCGCactttctcgaattttttccagttCCTCATCGCACATACGTTCAACTTCATCTAGCCTTTGACGGTACGTATTCGCGATCATTTTTCTACGCATGTTGTATCGTTTTTCAGCTTGTGCTAATGCAAGCGCATCCTGAtattttgccaattttttttcatactcgaGAATTGCCAACTCGCTCAGTGACTGGACGGGATTCAGGTTCACTACGTTTCCTAATCGATTCATAACATTATGACTGAATAATATGaacaaattcattaaattttagTGCATCTTAAAGCTTTTGAACTCTTCAATAAACTctcttcgaattttcaaaattttcattctccaaCACGATTTGacaggttaaaaaaaaacgtatttcagCGGGGTCTGAACGATGGACTTGAAAAcggcaaatttttttcagaatttttgtgGAACACTGGTTACTGAAATtcgcattaaaaaattcatgttcaCGAGAATGTAACGCTTTTTTATGGCATaccaatttcattcgaaagtGGCGACTCTGCTGCATAAGCTTCGGCCGCAGCTCTCGCTGCTGCCGTGGCTTCTTCGACAGCAAGAATATTCCTTTTTTCGCGGAGTAACTGAAACTCGTCGCGTTCTTTTCGCCACAACGACAAAGCAAGTTTTATTTGTTCTCTCAGATCGACGATGAGGTTGGCAAGGCTATTTATACGATCACGTAGAATTTCACTGTAAAAAACACgttgaatttgattttttcaatcagtttaAAATCTAACTTGGGAATTAAGATACGAAGGAGGTAAATACTCCAGATCGTCCTTCGTCGTGAGGCTTTCGGCTTCCTCATTGTTTAAAACCTCGAGTTTAACGTGCTCTTCCGGCTGTTCGATAACGGCCGAaagtttttcagaaatttcgTCATCAGATTTGGCGGCATTAGCGACAGATGGTACGTTTCGAAGGTCGAGAACGAGATCGGTTCGGGAACGTGATTTGCTTTTGTACTTCTCATCGTcaccattttgagaaaattgacGGTTATCCTTTTTAGCTTCTATCGAATCGTGAAACAACTCGTCGGATACACTTTCCTCGAAACTGTCGGATTCTGAAGACACCTCTTCGTTatccatttatttattttgttgatAACTCTAAAacaagtatatatatataagtgtgTGTTAGCAATGTATTTGTGTAAAAAAgtagatatttttattctaataAAAGATCTTCGAAAAACGTTCGCGACGTTTGGTTAGTGATTAACTGACAGCATCCGACGTtcctttattattattttttttcggggtTTCTTGTTGCAGTCAGTCAACGTACACAGAACGGACGGCTCGACTGCATCATCCGATTGGTGAGAAGAAATATATAGCACGGCTTTCAGAAAGGCGGGAATTTCAAATCGCGTTATGGACTACTATTCCTCATTCAAATGGTAATTATAAagcatattttcatttattatagCCACATTTTCTCTTGTAATGATAGTGTTAATAGTAATTTTTGGGTCTGTGAAAATGTATATGTACGTTTCACAAATTTCTGTTTGGGGAGTAAGTTTTACAGGATCAAAGAACAAAATTTCCCATTGAATGTTTTTATACAGTGGACGAGTTTCCTTCACACAGTTTGATTACCCGTTCACATtaattgtactgaaaaaagTGCAGCGCGTGCACCTTTTGAAATCGAATTACACATACACGTATGGACGCCCCCCGCCCCATGCAAAACCGTTTGAATAAGCGAAATGAATATGAATAGAGTTTGGATATATAAGAGCATTCACGACGCGGTACATATTTGAACGTCGAAATACAATAAAATTGGAATATTGCTGTTATAGCTTCtagtttggaaaatttgaaatatttcgtgaCTATATAGACGGACTAGACTGCTGTCATTTGCCTGACTGTAATCATCTAGAGTCGCCGTAGCGATTGCCCTAATCAGAGCCCTCGGCTCTCGGCGGATCGATACTCCCGTTCAGTAACCAAAGAAACGGCGTCCTGTATAGTTCATATTACAAACTATCGTAAGCAGGGTAAGATCTTgcaataaaagtgaaaaaagtcaCAAAAATATGTGGCATACGAATATTTATACGGTTAAACATTGACGAACTGTTTTCCGGTCGCTTATtcgaatcatgaaaaaatccaCATAACCTCAATGTTTCGGGTATCGCTAAGATATCGCGGTCAAAGTGTATATAGGGATATATCGACGAGTTCGAAAGAGCTCGACCGAAAGTATCTGAGAAGAAAAGAACAGCACATAGAAAATCGTAAAAGATAATATAAAAAGTCGATTGCCTCAGTACGTTGTTTAACATGAtaaacatgtaatttcatttggacatgaaaaatttgaacgatCACGAAAGAATTCGTGTTGCGATAAAACCATGATTCGTTATTTTTGGTCGTTGGTTTGTTGGTATTTGAGACCGTTGATAAAATGGTTTTTGCATCGAACGACGCAAATGTGTGAGCTGCAAAGGATCTGTTATGGGAAAGTGTCAGGGGCGGCAAGAACACTGGAAGTCGAAAAGTCTTTACGGCAATCGCGAAATCTGGATATAAGATCAATGGTAGAACGTCTCGATGAAATGGCAAACAATAGACAAATCAACATCAAAACGGAGCGAGCAGTCCTTGAAGAGGCTATAAGAACTGTACTTTTagccaaaaaaataaatccttTAGCGCATCCAGATTTTGCTAAGTCATTTGGCAAGTGCGTCGAGTTGATTTGGGGCTATCGTCAACTAGTTGTAGAATGCGAAGATCTACGAAAGTGTTGTTACAATTCTGACGATTCTGAGCACGAAACAGCACTCTTGAAGCTTTGGAATTTGCTCAAACCTCATGAATCTCTTGAATCCAGAGTTACCAAACAGTGGCAAGACATCGGCTTTCAAGGAGATGATCCTAAAACAGACTTTCGTGGAATGGGTGTTTTAGGATTGGAGAATCTCGTGTTTTTTGCTCAAGAATATCCAGCTGCAGCTTCTCGCTCGTTATCACATTCCTCTCATCCTAGCTATGGCTACGCCTTTGCCATTGTTGGCATTAATCTGACCAGCATGGCCCTTCGTTTGCTTCGTGATGGCGCGGCAAAAACTCACATTTACAACACCTCCAAAACACTACCTACCGTTCGTGCCTTTCACCAATTGTACAGTTATCTCTTTTACGAATTTGATGCCTTTTGGATTGACTCCAAGCCCACCAGCATGATGGAATTCTCATCTATTcaggaaaaatttgaaactagTGTCCGTACTGCTCTTGCCAATCCTTCCACTGTCTTTAGAATAAATGTGTTGATagaaagtgtttagaaatacCGTTTCAGCTACTAGCTTGCTTCCAGTAAAGTCAAGTCGTTAATGGATGCCAGTAAAAAGTAGACCTGAAAAAATTCTACACCCACCGTGGCGAAGAAACGACATTGAAGGAATAATTTTGTGTTTGTCAATTGTACCTTCAATCATTTACTCCGGCAACAAGAGGAACATAAATAATTGTAGACTGCATTGTGATCTTATCGTTTATTGTAGACGGCTatacaataattatttatttagcaATCTCTGTTGTAAAAATCTCAATgaagaaatgatattttctcAAGATGCTGAAGCTTGCATCGTTGGAACACAACGAAACATCTGTtcttgaaatttccaagtaACGGAAATATTTTCGCAAATAATTAGGTGTAAAACTATTAAAAGTTGTCAATAAAAAGGTTTTAGGTAGCAGGAATATGAGAAAATTTATAATCGAGACAATGAAAAGAACTGGCATTGCCAACGATATGAACTCCATCGAATTTTTTATAGCGTTCTATGAACTCTGATGAATATTTGGTTATTAGAGCCAAAAATTGCACACCATGagcaaataattttaattttgaatacaGAACCTGGAATATTTAATACGTTCATTCCATATTTCATTCAATAGAAGTCATCTCTATAATTTCCCTTAAAGCTGATGTATGTCACTGGCAATTGCAGCATAATTGTttattaacgaaaaatatactGAATCATTTccgttgaataattttttacttatACCAATATGACTTGGTCTTGTTAATCTCCTGATAAGTTTGAGGCAATAAGTGGAAGACGTTTAGTTGCAAAAATTTCGAGTTCATCGTAATAAGCCTGAAAAAAGTCGTGTGCAGAAAAATGAGAGTATCATTGCGTTACAACAATCATTGCAACAAAACTCCAGCCATAGAATAAACTCcatctttttttctatagaatatatttcatcaactGTTACGAATACAATTAAAACCTGGCATACGATGatagaacaataaaaaaatgaataaatggaagattcattgaaaaatgtataaaaaaaaaaatcgaactcgTAATATTACTTGGCAACATGAGGCATGAGcggaatgttttttattttatggtcAATTTAATCTTGGGTAAAAACTCAATTAGCCATTTCAAGTTGAGTGTGTATGCGTGTTTTTGTGTCTGCGTCtgtgtacatatatacatgcTGTAGCTGCTTGACGAGCTTTATGAAGCAATCTTGAACTTTACATCGTTAGAAAACATCAAAATTCGAGCTATTGCGAATCAGTTTCTTGAAAAACGTgttaaaaatggttttttcttctcattctcATTCGTGGGTTCGGAAcggatcgaaaaaagttatttttcgtTCCATGAATCTGGAAGAATAATTTGAGtgatgaggagaaaaaaatccaacgcgttccaacgatgaaaatttcaacgtcTTATTTTTGTGATTAATCCTTCTTGAGGGGAGCGGCTTCAGCTTTGCGTCGGAGCTTCGAAACAACCGATACGATAACCAAAACGCAAATAAGTATACTGCCAAGTTTCATCACCCATGGATTTTCTCGAAGGAAATTCACGCACATTTGCGTCAGGTCGTCACtgcaaatgagaaaaaaccaatgaaaattaGATACAATGAactattaattatttttttcgaaactgcacgtatttttgtttgtataaaattttgtttgacCAGCACCGATTGTACAGGCGATAAATAaacagaaaaatcaccaattaTATcgtgcaaaatattttttgacctTAAAAAATATCAGCTCATATTAATACTGTTACTCACAATGGACTCTGCGGAACTGGTACTTTCTCTCCATGGGCATTCTTCCACCAATCTCTTGCGAATGAAACAAACGCATTCACATCATACTTTGGTATTTGATACCTATACATTTTTCCTTGTCTGAATCTGTGATAAGAAAAAACATATGATTCATAAAATCGGGATGTCTTTTGATGCTGCTTGTCAAGTTCATTGGATTACTAAATTATGTAGAATATTTACAGAATAAATTCAGGTACATCAAAGACGTTGAATCGTCTGGCTGTTGAAGCTCCAGTCGTGTATTTATTTACTCGTGCCACATTGACACGTTGCTTTAGCTTGGCTCCAACAGCTTCCCAGCGAGCCCCCATGCGCTGGCATTCGATGCAATCTGTGCTGTagctgaaatttttcatgaattttttattcttcagcTCTGCTAGCTTCTTATCTGCGGCATTGAGTGTTGTTTATTTTCAGAAAGTaatttcaattcgtttttcaCTCAATCCATTGCATGCTGTTGTTCTTTGAGAAAAGCTCCAACAATTgagtatttttttagtaaattttcACAATGACAAATGTTAAGAAGGAGGTTTGTGATCAAACTGGAAAATTTCTCAATACTCACAACATAACGAACCAATCCCCTGTTGTTGCACCGCTACTGGCTTGTGTCAAATGTTCAAAGTTATCGTCTGTCAATTCTTTGACTACCGGTTCTTTATTATTCAagaaagtattgaaaatttcCTCATCGTTCAAAGGACCTGTTGGGGCAGATTTTTAtatgataaatatatatttttaggtATAACAATTGTCCCTAATTAATCAATCAAAAGCCCATTTTCTATTACCATCATAGAGCAGTGGAATTCCATTTCTGAAAAATACCAACGCCGGCTCTTTGTTGTGACTGTATTGTTTCAACATTTGACTGTCAACCACTTTAACGACCCAGGCAGAAAGCGATTCCACCAAGTCGTCTCGCAAGTTGATCAATTCATTTTCGTATCTCTCACACAGTTCGCAGTCTTTCTTAGCTGTACAAgcggaaaaataatgaaaatttcaataatgtaACAAAAAAGGAATGCAACGCATAAAATTATCTTTGTCCTCTATAATATCTGTGTcaatgttttttatattttgagtataattaattcaatttgTCGCTTGTTATTTACAAGTTTCAAATTTGGCATACAAAATCGACAAGACAGTCGAAATAGttgaatagaaataaaatgaa
It encodes:
- the LOC122405575 gene encoding uncharacterized protein yields the protein MDNEEVSSESDSFEESVSDELFHDSIEAKKDNRQFSQNGDDEKYKSKSRSRTDLVLDLRNVPSVANAAKSDDEISEKLSAVIEQPEEHVKLEVLNNEEAESLTTKDDLDEILRDRINSLANLIVDLREQIKLALSLWRKERDEFQLLREKRNILAVEEATAAARAAAEAYAAESPLSNEIGNVVNLNPVQSLSELAILEYEKKLAKYQDALALAQAEKRYNMRRKMIANTYRQRLDEVERMCDEELEKIRESANILQPLRQIASQWVAPKSEDHKDAMKIEWDSGTLKSDKQTVRITDKYNSIKSAGFVDDEVNMIPELVAARFSCTEASKYERHDTLKNTKTSQGHRLVESNSLPCTWYASASNSS
- the LOC122405577 gene encoding ELMO domain-containing protein 2 gives rise to the protein MIRYFWSLVCWYLRPLIKWFLHRTTQMCELQRICYGKVSGAARTLEVEKSLRQSRNLDIRSMVERLDEMANNRQINIKTERAVLEEAIRTVLLAKKINPLAHPDFAKSFGKCVELIWGYRQLVVECEDLRKCCYNSDDSEHETALLKLWNLLKPHESLESRVTKQWQDIGFQGDDPKTDFRGMGVLGLENLVFFAQEYPAAASRSLSHSSHPSYGYAFAIVGINLTSMALRLLRDGAAKTHIYNTSKTLPTVRAFHQLYSYLFYEFDAFWIDSKPTSMMEFSSIQEKFETSVRTALANPSTVFRINVLIESV
- the LOC122405578 gene encoding protein disulfide-isomerase A4, with the protein product MLKLVFLIALCTFYGAESASLGTVTEDDLVQYIRTEPYVVALFTKKDCELCERYENELINLRDDLVESLSAWVVKVVDSQMLKQYSHNKEPALVFFRNGIPLLYDGPLNDEEIFNTFLNNKEPVVKELTDDNFEHLTQASSGATTGDWFVMFYSTDCIECQRMGARWEAVGAKLKQRVNVARVNKYTTGASTARRFNVFDVPEFILFRQGKMYRYQIPKYDVNAFVSFARDWWKNAHGEKVPVPQSPFDDLTQMCVNFLRENPWVMKLGSILICVLVIVSVVSKLRRKAEAAPLKKD